A single region of the Vicia villosa cultivar HV-30 ecotype Madison, WI linkage group LG4, Vvil1.0, whole genome shotgun sequence genome encodes:
- the LOC131598003 gene encoding pEARLI1-like lipid transfer protein 3, translating to MGSKGVAATTILILSIIIFFFTTPTSAQAPPVVSPPPSTCPNLRVCVSLLQNLVGIVVSPLQSKPCCSLIANLVDLDAALCLCTAIKLNVLGINPNIPLNLALVVCGRNTSINFVCS from the coding sequence ATGGGTTCAAAGGGTGTTGCAGCCACTACCATTCTAATTCTCTCCATCATTATATTTTTCTTCACCACCCCTACCTCAGCTCAGGCACCACCAGTGGTGTCACCACCACCGTCGACTTGTCCTAATCTCCGTGTTTGCGTCTCTCTTTTGCAAAATTTGGTGGGCATTGTGGTTTCCCCTTTACaatccaaaccttgttgctccCTTATTGCTAATCTTGTTGATCTTGATGCTGCACTGTGTCTTTGTACAGCCATTAAACTTAATGTTTTGGGGATAAACCCTAATATTCCCTTAAACTTAGCACTTGTTGTTTGTGGACGTAACACGTCTATTAACTTCGTATGCAGTTAA